The Nitrospirota bacterium genome has a window encoding:
- a CDS encoding (Fe-S)-binding protein, with amino-acid sequence MKNKCSFSEELSPHQILEIDACTQCGECLKHCPVQDVTGNPSISPPEKIRMFREFIRATDGLKATLFGPKDVDRKLLEDFTKAVYECTTCGACGQNCPVGIFTQRLWPMLRKEMVKRGLGPIGVQKNLPKVVKNSGNPYDKPAAERYEPWFPESVTIAKHADVAYYAGCTGAYEAQPMVRGDVLVLNAAGEPFTMLPPEEEVCCGFPLFITGQHDLLKELVTRLVEGYRARGVKKLVCSCPCCVNIMSRDWPLIYGGPLPFKIRHITQHVLDAIEKGKIKVNKELRERIIYHDPCYLSRGVGVIEEPRRVLKSIPGVTLLEFERRGLNSRCCGSGGAARKVFHENAIAMGRLTIDEAVAKKADRLILACPACYAKVNEAMQGYKNQVRITDIMELVSGLI; translated from the coding sequence ATGAAAAATAAATGCTCCTTCTCCGAAGAGCTCTCGCCCCACCAGATCCTCGAGATCGACGCCTGCACCCAGTGCGGCGAGTGCCTGAAGCACTGTCCGGTCCAGGACGTGACCGGCAACCCCTCGATCTCGCCGCCGGAGAAGATCCGGATGTTCCGAGAGTTCATCCGTGCGACCGACGGGCTCAAGGCAACCCTGTTCGGGCCTAAGGACGTGGACCGAAAACTGCTGGAGGACTTCACCAAGGCGGTCTATGAATGCACGACCTGCGGCGCCTGCGGCCAGAACTGCCCCGTCGGCATATTCACCCAGCGCCTCTGGCCCATGCTCAGGAAAGAGATGGTGAAGCGGGGACTCGGGCCCATCGGCGTTCAGAAGAACCTTCCGAAAGTTGTCAAAAACTCGGGCAATCCCTATGACAAGCCTGCAGCGGAGCGGTACGAGCCCTGGTTCCCGGAGAGCGTGACAATAGCCAAGCATGCGGACGTGGCCTACTACGCGGGCTGCACCGGCGCCTACGAGGCCCAGCCCATGGTCCGGGGCGACGTGCTCGTTCTGAACGCAGCAGGCGAACCCTTTACCATGCTTCCGCCGGAAGAAGAGGTCTGCTGCGGTTTTCCGCTCTTCATCACAGGCCAGCATGACCTTCTGAAGGAGCTTGTCACGAGGCTCGTCGAGGGATACCGGGCCAGGGGCGTCAAGAAGCTCGTCTGCTCCTGCCCCTGCTGCGTGAACATCATGTCCCGGGACTGGCCCCTGATCTACGGCGGGCCCCTGCCGTTCAAGATCAGGCACATCACTCAGCATGTGCTGGACGCGATCGAAAAGGGTAAAATAAAGGTAAACAAGGAACTGCGGGAACGGATCATCTACCATGATCCCTGCTATCTCTCGCGGGGAGTCGGCGTGATCGAGGAGCCGCGCCGGGTTCTCAAAAGCATTCCCGGCGTCACCCTGCTCGAATTCGAACGGCGCGGCCTGAACTCCCGGTGCTGCGGTTCGGGCGGCGCGGCCCGCAAGGTGTTCCACGAGAACGCGATCGCCATGGGCAGGCTCACGATCGACGAGGCCGTGGCAAAGAAGGCGGACCGCCTGATCCTCGCCTGCCCGGCCTGCTACGCCAAGGTGAACGAGGCCATGCAGGGGTACAAGAACCAGGTCCGGATCACGGACATCATGGAGCTGGTGAGCGGGTTGATATAG
- a CDS encoding cysteate synthase, producing the protein MSHYSIKCRACGKVLENSFCTSCEHCKDALLVTEYRDARFQERSTEGIWRFNWLPVHEPEGVQPGPLVYRSQGLARHLGLENLYIVFNGYWPEQGALLETCTFKEFEAAVVLQNARENGVDALIVASAGNTARAFAHLSAITGFPAIIVVPRMCLTEMWYLESSSLVPTLAVGDGDYSDSIDVAKRIALTLGFPFEGGVKNIAKRDGLGITLLEAVSKIGRLPDHYVQAVGSGTGAVGAWEMAERFVRDGRFGSHLPVLHLGQNLPFAPMVHAWKKKSRALFPDDLRPELIGLITTRVLSTRYPAYSVQGGVYDALSATKGRMYGVENDEVYAGMDLFLKAEGIDVVPASGVAIAVLKQAVQSGAIKKNESVLLNITGGGEERLRKNKKTYSVVPQFISKNATEKEIEEMLCNVLKKS; encoded by the coding sequence ATGAGCCATTATTCAATCAAATGCAGGGCGTGCGGCAAGGTTCTCGAGAACTCCTTCTGTACCTCCTGCGAGCACTGCAAGGACGCTCTGCTCGTCACCGAGTATCGGGATGCCCGCTTTCAGGAGCGCTCAACGGAGGGCATCTGGCGCTTCAACTGGCTTCCCGTTCACGAGCCGGAAGGCGTGCAGCCCGGTCCGCTCGTGTACCGCTCGCAGGGCCTTGCCAGGCACCTGGGACTCGAAAACCTTTACATAGTGTTCAACGGGTACTGGCCGGAGCAGGGCGCATTGCTCGAGACCTGCACCTTCAAGGAATTCGAGGCCGCCGTTGTGCTCCAGAACGCCAGGGAGAACGGCGTTGATGCGCTGATCGTAGCTTCTGCCGGGAACACGGCCCGGGCCTTTGCCCACCTTTCAGCCATCACCGGCTTTCCCGCCATCATCGTGGTCCCCCGCATGTGCCTGACGGAGATGTGGTACCTGGAAAGCTCCTCCCTGGTGCCGACCCTCGCTGTCGGCGACGGCGACTATTCCGATTCCATCGATGTGGCGAAGCGGATCGCCCTGACCCTCGGGTTCCCCTTCGAGGGCGGGGTAAAGAACATTGCCAAGCGCGACGGCCTCGGCATCACGCTCCTGGAGGCGGTCTCGAAGATCGGCAGGCTGCCTGACCACTACGTGCAGGCGGTCGGAAGCGGCACGGGCGCTGTCGGCGCCTGGGAGATGGCTGAGCGGTTCGTCCGGGACGGCCGGTTCGGTTCGCATCTGCCGGTCCTGCACCTCGGCCAGAATCTGCCATTTGCGCCCATGGTGCACGCGTGGAAGAAAAAAAGCCGGGCGCTCTTCCCCGACGACCTGAGGCCCGAGCTCATCGGACTGATTACGACGCGTGTTCTTTCCACGCGGTATCCCGCTTACTCGGTGCAGGGCGGTGTATATGACGCGCTGAGCGCGACGAAGGGCAGGATGTACGGCGTCGAGAACGATGAGGTGTACGCGGGCATGGACCTGTTCCTGAAGGCCGAAGGGATCGATGTCGTTCCCGCCTCCGGCGTGGCCATAGCCGTGCTCAAGCAGGCCGTCCAGAGCGGCGCCATCAAAAAGAACGAGAGCGTCCTCCTGAACATCACCGGGGGCGGCGAGGAGCGGCTGCGCAAGAACAAGAAGACCTATAGCGTGGTGCCGCAATTCATCTCGAAGAACGCGACTGAAAAAGAGATCGAGGAGATGCTGTGCAACGTCCTGAAGAAGAGCTGA